One genomic segment of Pseudonocardia sp. T1-2H includes these proteins:
- a CDS encoding DUF349 domain-containing protein — translation MPRPGPPASGARPGPPPGPRPTPAAAPAPVAETPAVEPSPVPHASTDPARWGRFEPDGTIYLFATEGERVVGSFQAGTPEEGLAHFARRFDDMLTEAELLAARLATGSGDPKHALTSARALRDGLAEAAVVGDVAALGARLDELIARAEEAVGAARHARDAQRSAAVARKEALAVEAEEMAAESTQWKQAGDRFKAILDEWRTIKGIDRKTDEALWKRFSKAREAFNRRRGSHFADLDRQRAGAKTRKEELVAEAESLTDSEDWGPTAARYRDLMTEWKAAGRAQKDADDSLWQRFRSAQDAFFARRSAVFAERDSEFAANAEAKKALLNEAEKIDTRDADAARAALRDIQERWEAIGKVPRDDIRPLESRLRAVEEKVRDAADREWKRTDPEAEARVAQFRDRVAQFEAQAEKARAAGDARRAEEAERQAATWREWLDTAQQAVEGR, via the coding sequence ATCCCCCGGCCCGGCCCACCCGCCAGTGGCGCCCGCCCGGGTCCGCCCCCCGGGCCGCGCCCCACCCCCGCCGCCGCGCCCGCACCCGTCGCGGAGACGCCCGCCGTCGAGCCGTCGCCCGTGCCGCACGCGAGCACGGACCCGGCCCGGTGGGGCCGCTTCGAGCCGGACGGCACGATCTACCTCTTCGCCACCGAGGGCGAGCGCGTCGTCGGCTCGTTCCAGGCCGGCACGCCCGAGGAGGGGCTGGCGCACTTCGCCCGCCGCTTCGACGACATGCTCACCGAGGCCGAGCTGCTCGCGGCCCGGCTCGCGACCGGCAGCGGGGACCCCAAACACGCCCTCACCAGCGCCCGCGCCCTGCGGGACGGGCTGGCCGAGGCCGCCGTCGTCGGGGACGTCGCCGCGCTCGGGGCCCGGCTGGACGAGCTGATCGCCCGCGCCGAGGAGGCCGTCGGCGCCGCCCGGCACGCCCGGGACGCCCAACGGAGCGCCGCCGTCGCCCGCAAGGAGGCCCTGGCCGTCGAGGCCGAGGAGATGGCCGCCGAGTCCACCCAGTGGAAGCAGGCCGGCGACCGGTTCAAGGCCATCCTCGACGAGTGGCGGACGATCAAGGGAATCGACCGCAAGACGGACGAGGCCCTCTGGAAGCGCTTCTCCAAGGCCCGCGAGGCGTTCAACCGCCGCCGCGGCTCGCACTTCGCGGACCTGGACCGGCAGCGCGCCGGCGCGAAGACGCGCAAGGAGGAGCTGGTCGCCGAGGCCGAGTCGCTGACGGATTCCGAGGACTGGGGCCCGACGGCGGCCCGCTACCGGGACCTGATGACCGAGTGGAAGGCCGCGGGCCGCGCCCAGAAGGACGCGGACGACTCGCTCTGGCAGCGCTTCCGCAGCGCCCAGGACGCGTTCTTCGCCCGTCGCTCCGCCGTGTTCGCCGAGCGGGACTCGGAGTTCGCCGCGAACGCCGAGGCCAAGAAGGCCCTGCTCAACGAGGCCGAGAAGATCGACACCCGGGACGCGGACGCCGCCCGGGCCGCGCTTCGGGACATCCAGGAGCGCTGGGAGGCCATCGGCAAGGTCCCCCGGGACGACATCCGTCCGCTGGAGTCCCGGCTGCGCGCCGTCGAGGAGAAGGTGCGCGACGCCGCGGACCGGGAGTGGAAGCGCACCGATCCCGAGGCCGAGGCCCGGGTCGCGCAGTTCCGGGACCGGGTCGCGCAGTTCGAGGCG
- the miaA gene encoding tRNA (adenosine(37)-N6)-dimethylallyltransferase MiaA yields MDVTRLVAVVGPTATGKSDLALDLAEALDGEIVNADAMQLYRGMDVGTAKLTVPERRGIPHHQLDVLDVTETASVAVYQREARTVIERLLAAGRTPVLVGGSGLYIQAVVDELEFPGTDPQVRGRLETELARVGAPTLHRRLAEVDPVAAEAVLPSNGRRIVRALEVVELTGRPFSANLPGTRPPRYDAVLLGVDRNTAELDERVALRVDRMLADGLVEETRELVGRGLREGRTASRALGYQQVLAAFDGEYPLETAAEETVRRTRRFVRRQRSWFRRDRRIHWLDGAEPELSARARRLVG; encoded by the coding sequence GTGGACGTGACCCGGCTCGTCGCCGTCGTCGGCCCGACGGCCACCGGCAAGTCCGATCTCGCGCTCGACCTCGCCGAGGCCCTCGACGGCGAGATCGTCAACGCGGACGCCATGCAGCTCTACCGCGGGATGGACGTGGGAACCGCGAAGCTGACCGTGCCCGAGCGCCGCGGGATCCCGCACCACCAGCTCGACGTCCTGGACGTCACCGAGACCGCGTCCGTCGCCGTCTACCAGCGTGAGGCGCGAACGGTGATCGAGCGGCTGCTGGCCGCGGGCCGCACGCCGGTGCTGGTCGGCGGGTCCGGGCTCTACATCCAGGCGGTCGTCGACGAGCTGGAGTTCCCCGGCACGGACCCGCAGGTCCGGGGGCGGCTGGAGACCGAGCTGGCCCGGGTCGGCGCGCCGACGCTGCACCGGCGGCTCGCGGAGGTGGACCCGGTGGCCGCCGAGGCCGTGCTGCCGAGCAACGGGCGCCGGATCGTCCGGGCGCTGGAGGTCGTGGAGCTGACGGGCCGCCCGTTCAGCGCGAACCTGCCCGGGACGCGGCCGCCCCGCTACGACGCCGTCCTGCTCGGCGTGGACCGAAACACCGCCGAGCTCGACGAGCGGGTGGCGCTGCGGGTGGACCGGATGCTGGCCGACGGGTTGGTCGAGGAGACCCGCGAGCTGGTCGGACGCGGCCTGCGGGAGGGCCGGACCGCGTCCCGGGCGCTCGGCTACCAGCAGGTCCTGGCCGCGTTCGACGGCGAGTACCCGCTGGAGACCGCCGCGGAGGAGACCGTCCGTCGCACCCGCCGGTTCGTCCGTCGGCAGCGTTCCTGGTTCCGCCGGGACCGCCGGATCCACTGGCTCGACGGCGCGGAGCCGGAACTGTCGGCGCGGGCTCGTAGGCTGGTCGGGTGA
- the dapF gene encoding diaminopimelate epimerase, whose protein sequence is MSDGIAFAKGHGTQNDFVVLPDAQGALALTPQRVAALCDRHRGLGADGVLRVVRWSALGSGGPAPEAGVEWFMDYRNADGSTAEMCGNGVRVFARYLEQAGWLGEGPLRIGTRAGVKDVTFADGEVSVEMGRARVGEPSTALVAGREFDGVAIDVGNPHLACVTDAAIPALDLTSPPLHDEAAFPNGVNVEFVSPIGTDGVAMRVHERGVGETRSCGTGTVAAVVAALRAAGRESGTVPVETPGGRLRVTVRDGGASTVLHGPAVLVAHGELDRSWWDALR, encoded by the coding sequence GTGAGTGACGGGATCGCCTTCGCCAAGGGCCACGGGACGCAGAACGACTTCGTCGTGCTGCCGGACGCGCAGGGTGCGCTCGCGCTGACCCCGCAGCGGGTGGCCGCCCTGTGCGACCGCCACCGCGGCCTGGGCGCGGACGGGGTGCTGCGCGTGGTCCGCTGGTCGGCGCTCGGCTCCGGGGGCCCGGCGCCCGAGGCCGGCGTCGAGTGGTTCATGGACTACCGCAACGCGGACGGCAGCACCGCGGAGATGTGCGGCAACGGTGTCCGGGTCTTCGCGCGCTACCTCGAACAGGCCGGCTGGCTGGGCGAGGGACCGCTGCGGATCGGCACCCGCGCCGGGGTCAAGGACGTCACCTTCGCCGACGGCGAGGTGTCCGTCGAGATGGGGCGCGCGCGGGTCGGGGAGCCGTCCACCGCGCTCGTCGCGGGCCGGGAGTTCGACGGCGTCGCGATCGACGTCGGGAACCCGCACCTCGCGTGCGTCACCGACGCGGCCATCCCGGCACTGGACCTCACCTCGCCGCCCCTGCACGACGAGGCGGCGTTCCCGAACGGCGTGAACGTCGAGTTCGTGTCCCCGATCGGGACGGACGGCGTCGCGATGCGCGTGCACGAGCGCGGCGTGGGGGAGACCCGCTCCTGCGGGACGGGCACCGTCGCGGCCGTCGTCGCGGCGCTGCGGGCGGCCGGGCGGGAGTCCGGCACCGTGCCCGTGGAGACCCCCGGCGGGCGGCTGCGGGTGACCGTCCGGGACGGAGGCGCCTCCACCGTGCTGCACGGTCCGGCGGTCCTGGTCGCGCACGGTGAGCTGGATCGGTCCTGGTGGGATGCGCTGCGGTGA